A region from the Aegilops tauschii subsp. strangulata cultivar AL8/78 chromosome 5, Aet v6.0, whole genome shotgun sequence genome encodes:
- the LOC109765409 gene encoding protein JINGUBANG-like yields MRDSDGEGAGGGVPRSHPSNIPLPMSHSDPNYSGTDDECSNRQSSSSATGGFYNDYPSSFSGECSPYNMSPWNQTMASPWSHHSEASMAAPAMAPGTSLISSLVREEGHIYSLAAKGDALYTGSDSKNIRVWRKQKDSGGFKSSSGLVKAIVISGERIFTGHQDGKIRVWKVSPKNGLHKRVGSLPRLRDFLRGSLNPSNYVEVRKNRSALWIRHSDAVSCLSPTDAGQGLLYSGSWDRTFKVWRISDSKCLESVVAHDDNVNAIVAAYDGLVFTGSADGTVKVWKREVQGKGTKHSPVQTLLKQEHAVNALAVSAVAPVLYCGSSDGLVNCWEGDSKLVHGGVLRGHKKAVFCLAAAGALLFSGSADNTIMVWRRDAGVHSCLSVLSGHTEPIRCLAVVEYNKENVAAAAAETGDNSGVGRWIVYSGSLDKSIKVWRVTDEPADTLLGGPGEGSQMFDRYPGDPFGASSSTSFR; encoded by the coding sequence ATGAGAGATAGCGACGGCGAAGGGGCCGGCGGCGGAGTCCCGCGCTCGCACCCCTCCAACATCCCGCTGCCGATGTCGCACTCCGACCCCAACTACTCGGGCACGGACGACGAATGCTCCAACAGGCAGAGCAGCTCGTCGGCGACGGGCGGGTTCTACAATGACTACCCATCCAGCTTCAGCGGCGAGTGCTCGCCGTACAACATGTCCCCCTGGAACCAGACCATGGCGTCCCCCTGGTCCCACCACAGCGAGGCGTCCATGGCCGCGCCCGCGATGGCGCCCGGCACCAGCCTCATCAGCTCGCTCGTCAGGGAGGAAGGCCACATCTACTCTCTCGCCGCCAAGGGCGACGCGCTGTACACCGGCTCCGACAGCAAGAACATCCGCGTCTGGCGCAAGCAGAAGGACTCCGGCGGCTTCAAGTCGTCCAGCGGCCTCGTGAAGGCCATCGTCATCTCCGGCGAGCGCATCTTCACGGGCCACCAGGACGGCAAGATCCGGGTGTGGAAGGTGTCGCCCAAGAACGGCCTGCACAAGCGCGTGGGCAGCCTGCCGCGGCTGCGCGACTTCCTGCGCGGCTCTCTCAACCCGTCCAACTACGTCGAGGTGCGCAAGAACCGCTCGGCGCTCTGGATCCGGCACAGCGACGCCGTGTCGTGCCTGAGCCCCACGGACGCCGGCCAGGGCCTGCTCTACTCCGGCTCCTGGGACCGCACCTTCAAGGTGTGGCGCATCAGCGACTCCAAGTGCCTCGAGTCCGTGGTGGCGCACGACGACAACGTGAACGCCATCGTGGCGGCGTACGACGGGCTGGTGTTCACCGGCTCCGCGGACGGCACGGTCAAGGTGTGGAAGCGGGAGGTGCAGGGGAAGGGGACCAAGCACTCGCCCGTGCAGACGCTGCTGAAGCAGGAGCACGCCGTGAACGCGCTCGCCGTGAGCGCCGTCGCGCCGGTGCTCTACTGCGGCTCCTCCGACGGGCTCGTCAACTGCTGGGAGGGCGACAGCAAGCTCGTCCACGGGGGCGTGCTTCGCGGGCACAAGAAGGCCGTCTTCTGCCTCGCCGCGGCGGGAGCGCTCCTCTTCAGCGGCTCCGCCGACAACACCATCATGGTCTGGCGGCGCGACGCCGGCGTGCACTCCTGCCTCTCCGTGCTCTCCGGCCACACCGAGCCGATCAGGTGCCTCGCCGTCGTGGAGTACAACAAGGAAAACGTCGCGGCCGCTGCCGCAGAGACAGGAGACAACAGCGGCGTGGGGCGGTGGATCGTCTACAGCGGCAGCCTCGACAAGTCGATCAAGGTGTGGCGCGTTACCGACGAGCCGGCGGACACGCTGCTCGGGGGCCCCGGCGAGGGGTCGCAGATGTTTGACCGGTACCCCGGCGACCCGTTCGGGGCAAGCAGCTCGACATCGTTCCGCTAA
- the LOC109765417 gene encoding protein STRICTOSIDINE SYNTHASE-LIKE 10-like produces the protein MGRNLAAILLVVLACLVSLASAEQIKTTNTRWSYRLPLPEGVSGAESLAFSGKDGVYTGVSDGRVLKWGGSAAGWSTFAYNANYRKIPLCSDSGVPSEQKESICGRPLGVRFNRKTGELFIADAYMGLMKVGPDGGEAQVLATEADGVPFHFLNGLDVDQATGDVYFTDSSANYPRRFNTEIIMNADATGRLLKYDARTKLVTVLKAELPYPNGVALSRDRTHVVVAHTVPCQAFRYWLKGPKAGRYELLADLPGYPDNVRRDGQGGFWVALNQEKARLNATAAAPAKHLVGVRLSADGVEVEELTAARGVTLSEVAENGNKLWLGSVELDYIGIFA, from the exons atgGGGCGCAACCTCGCGGCGATACTACTCGTCGTGCTTGCCTGTCTCGTCTCTCTAGCCTCGGCCGAGCAGATCAAGACGACGAACACGCGGTGGAGCTACCGCCTCCCGCTGCCCgaaggcgtcagcggcgccgAGAGCCTCGCCTTCTCCGGCAAGGATGGGGTCTACACCGGCGTCTCCGATGGCCGGGTGCTCAAGTGGGGCGGCAGCGCCGCCGGCTGGAGCACCTTCGCGTACAATGCCAACTACAG GAAAATCCCTCTGTGCTCGGACTCTGGGGTGCCATCGGAACAAAAAGAGAGCATCTGCGGGCGGCCTTTGGGCGTCCGGTTCAACAGGAAAACCGGCGAGCTCTTCATCGCCGACGCCTACATGGGGCTCATGAAAGTAGGGCCGGACGGCGGCGAGGCCCAGGTGCTGGCGACGGAGGCGGACGGCGTTCCTTTCCACTTCCTCAACGGCCTCGACGTGGATCAAGCCACCGGCGATGTGTACTTCACCGACAGCAGCGCCAACTACCCCCGCAG GTTTAACACGGAGATCATCATGAACGCCGACGCGACCGGGCGCCTGCTCAAGTACGACGCGCGGACGAAGCTCGTCACGGTGCTGAAGGCCGAGCTGCCGTACCCGAACGGCGTGGCGCTCAGCCGCGACAGGACGCACGTGGTGGTGGCGCACACGGTGCCGTGCCAGGCGTTCCGGTACTGGCTCAAGGGGCCCAAGGCCGGGCGGTACGAGCTCCTGGCGGACCTGCCGGGGTACCCGGACAACGTGAGGCGCGACGGTCAGGGTGGCTTCTGGGTGGCGCTGAACCAGGAGAAGGCGCGGCTGAACGCGactgcggcggctccggcgaagcACTTGGTCGGCGTCCGTCTCAGCGCCGACGGCGTGGAGGTCGAAGAGCTGACGGCCGCCAGGGGCGTCACGCTCAGCGAGGTGGCGGAGAACGGCAACAAGCTGTGGCTGGGTTCCGTCGAGCTTGATTATATCGGCATCTTTGCCTGA